The sequence TTTATAACCCACAAACATCTGATCTGAGACCAAGCAGCTTcatcagagacacaaactgaactCTGAACACAAACTCACCTGGTTCAACAACTTCCAGgaaggtggtggaggtggtTCTGCTGAGTTGATTCCATCCTTCCTCTACAAAATCACACTCGTATGGTCCTCTGTCCTCCATCGTCACGTTCATCAGAATGAGAGAAAAGTCCCTCGTCTCCATGTCCTCCAGATACACCCGGTCCTTATAAGACGGAAGCTGCTTGTCTGGATGAAAGCGTCCATCTTCATACAGAAGAATGTAGCTGTCTGGTCCCTGATCAGGTCTGCTCCACTTTAACAATGtgatgttgttgtgtttgttgccaAAAAATTGACACGGCATGGTGACATTCTGTCCAAGATCAGCTGTCAGAgctgaagaagaaacaacagagAAGTTAAAGTTGATCCAGATGAGAAGAGTTTAACCTCTAAACTCCTCCATgaactctgagctgctgcttctgttgTTTTAGTCATCAGTGGATTCATCAGGTTGATGAAGAGGAATCATGTTTTTTCACAAACACTACAGGACAAAGGTTTAAaatgccccaatttttccagtttgttttcttgtaattcaactagttcaagtccaatgaatagcttgaaatggtccAAAGGTAAGTGGCAAACATGGCCTAAACGTCTGTAAAGTAACTcatcaaaatgacccaaatgtgtccaaaatgacagaaacctgTCATGAATGACCTGAAATGACTTGGAACTTGTCCTAAATTATCAAGAAATATGTgaaaaagcaactaaaaatctgtcaaaaactagTCAAAACTCGTCCAAATTGACTTGAAAGCTCCAAAATGTGATCAGTCCAGAGTCAGAAAACATAGAAATGTTGTTTCTCCATTTCTTCATCTGAGTCTgcagctccacctggtggtcAAATAAAAGCACAGCAGCCTAAACAACAATCAGattctgttttagtttcagaCAGACTGCGTCAAAGATGGAGAATAAGTTGAACTCAGGTGGAgttacattaaaaatgtgtagAATTTGGATGTTTACGTTTACAGATCTAGAAGCTGAAATGTTCTGCAGATCATAAGTTCCAACCTCCTGTCTCTCATGATCAACGTTCATCTCAGACTGGAAAATGTTCCTCCTAGTAgcttttagaggaaaaattctCACTGGAAGTAGAAAGTAGGGTTTGGACAGATACATTTCTGTCTTTAAGGTTCTCTGGATAAGAGTTTAACTCAGGAGTGTgaaactcattctagtccagtttgatctccagtaaaaccacagcatagtGACCCATAAATAACCAAACTCCTAAAGGTTcctctgttttagtgcaaaaatgttcacatttaaggaattatctttttaccaAGCATCacgaacaacctgaaatgtatgaagaaaaataaattcagtttcatcaaaattcatcctcagtttatcatttccacattacaacttccagagtgtctacaaaggaacacaacatttagtcacctggaactgaacaatagaggattttattttacgatcaaaatgacaaaagccagacaaaaaaaggacaacaacaaaaacaagacaaaatattataaaaacgagacacaaaaagagaaaaatgagaaaaaatgacaaaaaaactggacaaacgacatgaagcaaaaacaaaaaagggacaaaaaattagacaaaaagttaggatgacaaaaaatggacacatgacaaaaattagacaaaaaatgacaaaagcgagaaacaaaacgacagaaaaaatAGACggacaacacaagcaagacaaaaaggaaacagggACAAACAGAGGAAGAACCAGAGGAAGAACCAGAGGAAGAACCAGAGGAAGAACCAGAGGAAGAACCAGAGGAAGAACCAGAGGGACAACCAGAGGAAGAACCAGAGGAAGAACCAGTAGAAAATGTGTTCATATTTGCAATCTGTAAATCAGTGTCATTATAATTAATTGATGTGTCCATAAAGTGTTGCTTTCTGCTGTAAattctttttgtgtgtcattgataatgaatattgtattttaaaaaataaacaaatgcatattgtgcattttaaaagtACATGCATATGGTACCTGATTGTAATTGTGAACTATGTTTACTGTGTACCTCTCCACAGATATTAGTGAGTCCAGGAACAGACTAAGTATAGAATCCAGACCAGCCGTGGATCTAAATGTATCTGAGGACCAGTTTTCCTGACAGCAGTATCCTGATACTGCAGTTCTAAGTCTAGTGGAGTGTGAACAGCAGCAAACTAAACCCCTTTCATTCCATCTTCCTGATGTTCCACATTTCAACACTGGTCCTGACAACTTCAGTGCTtcagtaaagaaataaataaacgtTGGTTTGCTTTTaatataaagcaaaataaaagttttcagTGCttaaatattattgtttttactgttcGCTTGTGATTAAACACTGCACCCTCTCAGTAACTTTCTTCTAGAACCGCCACTGGTTTACAGTTCATGtcctctctgtcatttttaacactttaggaccggattggaccctctggacggccggttttggcccgcgggccgcatgttggacaccccctGCTTTAAACTGGAGCTGCTGCGGACGAACAGAGCAGCAAAGAACACAACAGGAGTCCGGAGTGTTTTCCGTTCAGAACTCACCTGTACAGGTAGAGAGCAGAGCGCAGATCAGACAGAAGAACTCAGAAGTTCCAGCAGACATTCTAccgtcttcttcctcctctgatCCGCTGGTAGTCTGCTAAAAATATCCggttaaaaacacaaagtttatCCAGTAAACTCACGTTAATGTGATTTACTGAATGTTACTTTAGAAAAGAATCCGTGAAGCAGAAAGTAACGGCGCTGGAAGTCGTTGAACTCCGCCTCGGTGTTGTGAATAAACTGGTGTTCAGATTATCTGGTGACATTCAGGCAGCTGTTAGATCATAGGTGGCTCTGGAGATGCCTGTTGAAAACACACTGACGGTaataaactgcagctttaacatTAATCTGCTCAGTTCCAGAGATTACTGCAGTTAAACTGGTGGATCTGAGGTCAGTTTAGTTTAAACACGTTCTAAGGAGAGATTCTAGAAACCATGTGATAGGATTTCAACCAGAGATCTAGCATCGTGACTCCAGAACTTCCAGACCTTCATCTGGTTTTATCCAGTTActctggatttatttattttactgggaTTAAACTGGTTAACCAGCATTCTGTTCTATGGAACCAGTTCACTGTGTTTACAATCCACTGGTTCTATAGAAATTATATTTATAAACGCGTAGAACTAGAATCAATAGAGACGAAGATATTAATGCTACTGAACCTgaagaatagaatagagtagAATTGAATAGAATagtttagaatagaatagaatagaatagaatagaatagaatagaatagaatagaatagaatagaatagaagagtagaatagaatagaatagaatagaatagaatagaatagaatagaatagaatagaatagaatagaatagaatagctacTTTTATTGTCAGACAGAACATACAGCAGCTGGTTCACATCATGACTGTTGaagtttttgttgcaaaaacTCACAATcggactgaaataaaaattaaaattatttgaaatagagtaaaaatgtttacaatatGTACATATTACAGactacatataaataaataaataaataaatcagtccTGGTAGATGCAAACTACCACTGCAGTAGCTGTAAATGTCCTTTACTATCTTTTCTCAATGATATGTCACAGTTTAGAGTAGTTTAACACAACAACCTTCTACTGCGGGTTTCAATATGAATGTTCTGTGAATTCTGCTGAATTTCTGCATTTCCAATTCAATACGTTGGCTGCTGCTGGACTGTTTTAGTATTTAAATAAGACGGTGTAGCTGAAATGTGATCTAAACCTGCCAACACTGTATCAGTACATCGATGTTAAACTGCAACACTTTAGCATTCTGTAATCGCACAGATTGGTGAACTTCCTGTTAAAATAGGGTTGCTGCCTCCTTAGAACAGAATAATGACAGGAACCAGTGATCACAGCTCCACTGCAGCAGTTTCTTTCCTGTAATCTGACAATCTGTcagctttaaaatgacaacGCCTCTTATTTTCTGATAATGTTATCAAGACCAAAgtcaaaaaacagcagaaatctcATTTTATAGACGAAGTTGTCCCATTGTTTATCTCCTGGTTAGTCGGTCAGGGGTCCTGAAAAGCCACGCCTACAAAACATCTGCCTCAGAAACGCTGGAATCACCAGATAATCTAAACACCAGATAATCTGGAACACAGGAGCTTCTGGTCTGTTTCCACTAAATCATGTGACCTCAGACTTCAGACAGAACCgtaaacagaacaaacagaagaatGACGATGTTttaccttcttcctcttcttttattattattattattattgttattattattattattattattattattattattattattattattattattattattattattattattattattgtcaaacCAAGGTTTAACCAATAAACACCACTGATGGTCAAATGAAGCCTCATGAACCTCTGAGGCTTTAAAGCCCACTGCTTCACCAGAAGGTTCACTAGTATTCTAATACTACATCAGTACTGCAGGTAGTACTACTACcaaccttctaatactacatcaGTACTCCAGGTAGCAACCTGGGGCTGATATAACCTTACcttagcttatcttatcttatcttagcttagcttagccaCTGCACTAGCCTGTGCTGCTAGCATCCTGTATGGACTCTATCTCCAGGTTAGCTGCTGTACTTGACATTTAAACACTGCTGAGGTAAAGCTGCTGGTCACATTCCACATTACAACTCTGTGAACAGGgaataaaaacatgttaatcttttatttttcaagcaGTAAACAAACTTCCTTCAGACATGTTCAGATGATTTCAGAGCTTTCAGAGAGGACTACAGCCGTCCACTTCTTCACGTCTCTGATGATcacacattcatttatttcaccAGATTCAGTCGGAGGCTTCAACAGGGATTTCTGCTCAGACTAAGACATGAGAAAAGGTGGATTCAGCTTCATTCTGTTCTGTtcacatttacagtttgttctgctgctgctcagaaaaACTTTCATGTCTTCGTTTCAGAACATctgttcagctgctgcttcatcaTCAGGAGGAACTGGGAGGTTTGGGTTCTTCTTCATGGATCATCTAGAGTTCTACAGACCAGGAGACCAACAGAAGCCAAAGCAACAAGTATCACTGCCAGGACTGATCGTATAATGTTTCCATCCTTGTCTCCTCCATCCTTGTCTCCTCCATCCTTGTCTCCTACAGACAGAGATATCAGAGACATCAGGTGATTGAACATCAGTCAGATCAGCTGTTTTCTCCAAAGTCTCATCAGCAACATCTTTATAAACCACAAACATCTGATCTGAGACCAAGCAGCTTcatcagagacacaaactgaactCTGAACACAAACTCACCAGGTTCAACAACTTCTAGGTTGATGGTGGTTTCAATCTTCCAACTCCATGTCTTCCAGTCGTTTGTTTCTCTCTGGAAAACCCAACACTCATATGTTCCATTGTCCTCCATCGTCACATCCTTCAGAACCAGAGAAAAGTCTCCGTCCTTCATCTCTTTGTCCTGCAGATCCACCCGGTTCTTATAAGATGGATGCTGCTTCTCTGGATCTAAGTGTTTGCCTTGgttgaaaaaaacatattctggTTCCAGCCCAGGTCTGTTCCACTTTACAGGtgtgaggaggatgaagatgttCTTCTGGGGAGCTTCACATGGTAGAATGACATCCTGTCCAAGAGCAGCTGTGATGATTTTCTGAGCTGAAGAAGAAACAATAGAGAAGTTAAAGTTGATCCAGATGAGAAGAGTTTAACCTCTAAACTCCTCCATgaactctgagctgctgcttctgttgTTTTAGTCATCAGTGGATTCATCAGGTTGATGAAGAGGAATCAGGGCTGGCTAGTAACTGATTACATGTAATCAGATTACAGAAGGTCCTGAGCGTGAtttaagacaaacaaacaaaaaaaaatctgacactgAATAAACGATCCTGCATTAGAATCCATTTAGTTCATTAGAATCCATTTAGTTCATTAGAGTCCATTTAGTTCATTAGAATCCATTTAGTTGTTCATCATTAACAGATTCCACACTGATTGAAACATTTCCACTCAATATGGAGGAAATAATAATTGTGGAAGTTTGAATATGTGGACTAAGTTGTATTTAACaggttaaaataataataataataataataataataataataataataataataataataataataataataataataataataataataataaataataacaataataataacaataataataataataataataataataataataataataataataataataataataataataataataacaataacaataacaataataataataataataataataataataataataaataataaataataaataataataataactgaatTCATATTTGGTGGTTCTGATCAGGACTGATCTCTGTTGGAAAAATTActaattaaaaagtaaaaaaatactaaatggttcaattaaaatggaaactttattcagttgtttttaaatgtaaatacatcCTTAAACATGAATATATGCAGTAATTCACATTATTACACTGTTGGTAAATACATTGATTCCTACAAAATAAGAGCCTGTCCAGGTCCATCAGAGGTGGAAATAATGAATATTATAATAAATGAACATTATAACTCACCTGTACAGGAACAGACCAGGAAACAGATCAGACAGAATAACTCAGATGTTCCAGCAGACATTTTactgtcttcttcttcctctgatcCGGTAGTTTGATGCAAAGCGTAAAGACACGTGAGATAAATGGCGCCAAAATTCGTTAAACTCCACTTCAAAAACTGAGCTTCTGGTCTGTTTCCAGTAAATCATGTGACCTCAGACTTCAGACAGAACAGgaaacagcaaacagcagaatGACGATGTTTTaccgtcttcttcttcttcttcttcagttcTTAGTTTGGTACAAATATCCAACATAAACCAAAGTTGAACCAGTTAACACCAGTTCATGTCTGATCTTTACTGAAGCTGTTCAGAGAAATAGTTTCCTGTTTCTACCTGAAGGTGGAGCTTGTAGCTGCTGAGACATGAAACCTTCCTGAGGTCTGGAACTTCCTGTTTACCAGCCAGACTGTTCAtgatctctgcagcagctcagtgtgTCAACAAAGAATCATGATGAACTATGAAGGTCTGATATGTTTCtgttggttctcctggttcatGGACAGTCGCTGTGGGACcttcagcttcatgaggtagaacctgaaatggttctcca comes from Amphiprion ocellaris isolate individual 3 ecotype Okinawa chromosome 23, ASM2253959v1, whole genome shotgun sequence and encodes:
- the LOC111571163 gene encoding putative butyrophilin subfamily 2 member A3; its protein translation is MSAGTSEFFCLICALLSTCTALTADLGQNVTMPCQFFGNKHNNITLLKWSRPDQGPDSYILLYEDGRFHPDKQLPSYKDRVYLEDMETRDFSLILMNVTMEDRGPYECDFVEEGWNQLSRTTSTTFLEVVEPGNKDGNTGDGGNKTRVIVGSILGVILLLAVLGSVGFLIYRRLMKKNPNLPVPSDEAAAGQML
- the LOC111571164 gene encoding ICOS ligand-like isoform X2, whose product is MSAGTSELFCLICFLVCSCTAQKIITAALGQDVILPCEAPQKNIFILLTPVKWNRPGLEPEYVFFNQGKHLDPEKQHPSYKNRVDLQDKEMKDGDFSLVLKDVTMEDNGTYECWVFQRETNDWKTWSWKIETTINLEVVEPGDKDGGDKDGNIIRSVLAVILVALASVGLLVCRTLDDP
- the LOC111571164 gene encoding ICOS ligand-like isoform X1, coding for MSAGTSELFCLICFLVCSCTAQKIITAALGQDVILPCEAPQKNIFILLTPVKWNRPGLEPEYVFFNQGKHLDPEKQHPSYKNRVDLQDKEMKDGDFSLVLKDVTMEDNGTYECWVFQRETNDWKTWSWKIETTINLEVVEPGDKDGGDKDGGDKDGNIIRSVLAVILVALASVGLLVCRTLDDP